GGCCGCCACAATCTCATTTTGTTGTTACCGACTTTcccaacaaaaaaggaaagaaaaactaaaaaaaaaagagggcgaCTTGCGATAGTTGCCGCCTCACTATATGATGCCAGATCATCGGCAATGGCGGCAGACAATCGATGAGGTGGAAGAAGGTAAAAGGGCAATATCACTACGGCATCATTAAGGtctgaaaataagaaaagccaTGAAACGGAAAAAGATAGGTACGTGTTATTGCCTGCTGGGACAAAGAGAGACCGTTGCAGCACTCTACTTCGGGACGCTTTAAAAAGCGTACCGCCTCGATTCCAAACGACGGACAAGTCCATGATGTCGCACCAAGCAATGTGAAATCACAACAATGGCTTTGTTTTGGAGACGGCACTTCCGCGAAAAAAGCTTCCATTAAACTATGGGGCTCATTGTTATTTTTAGATCATCGATAAACGCATGAAAGAGGGTCAGTtagttatttttcttgtcgGTTAACCGTTGCGTTCAGGCAAAAACGTAATGAGCTCGACGAGGTGGTGTTAAAGTTCTTCCAACAAAAGTTGCAGAAATTGAACACGATTCGGTTATCGAATTGCGATGTATAGTCCTACATGAGATTGCATCTTATACATGCAATGTTGTGTTCCATTACTTGgcttgaatttatttttaattttgggaTGATTATAAGGTATTCTAGTAGATCATTCTGCCCTGGAGGTCACTTAAACAAGCCTGTAGCCGACAGTTAACCGTAGCAATAACAACCAGCCATATGGGAAGCAAGCGGAATCGACCAACTACGGGcgaccttttttctttgaacatGAAGAAAACCCCCCAGCGCGGGCAATGACTAATGACTATCCAGtgttttgaaattcaacaGCTTGATCATAAATAAAGTTATTGTGTCCACGTAGGCTACTCCAATCTATCCTAGCATTAACTTATGTGGAATCACCATTATGAAAATAGTTAAATGCCCTTTAGATTTGTGGAACTCTGTACAAATACAATTTTACGTAACAAAAACTATTGCACAACGATTGCGATAGCCTAGACATTTATAGCAATTACATAAGGGCATTGAAACAAATCTCTTGTTAAACTGGTGCTTTCTTGGAAATGCgaaacaatgttttttgtcTACACAGaaattggattttgtttttagacgCATTGCTGCCCGAATTACTTCCATCCTTGACTATAAGAAAACTAATTATTCAAACTGAGGTTGGAGTGTATGGGTATTAGTATGCTGGTACTGTgaagaaaagataaattaaCGACTTTTTTGCTAGTGGGGATAATACACCTGCCCCGATTGGTTCCATCCTCGCCTTTGAAAACGCCTCCCACTACCTATTGGTCTTCTATTGTATTTCCACAAAAATATCAGGAAGAGTCTTTCGTGTCAAAGAATGAAAACCATTTAtcacttttctttctgtactGCCATCCCTGTTTTTTACCCCCAGTTGGTTTTGtctattttgttgtttgtgcCTCCCTTCTTTCGTTTCTCGTTCTACATTAGTAGCTTCATGAAAGTATTATGCATAGAGAGAGGTCATCACTTTTTGTTCATCTTTTAGTGGCGAATACAACTACTAAACATATTCAACGCAAAGTAATGACCGTATTAAATTGGATCAGGTTACCAAGGTTACCGAAAAACGCCTCAAAACACGACATGTTTGCCTAACCATGAATAACTGGGATGGTAACTTCgcgaaaagaaaagccaaatgTTATAAATCCCCCAAAAACGCAATTAAAAGGTGCTGATTAACACTTAAATCCATCTCCACCAAAGAATCTTGAGTGCAAAAAGGTGCAATCAACGTTACAGCGTAAGTGGACATACAATGACGCATCAGTAAGATATTACAATGTGATCCATTTGCATTACGCGATTTTTCagcagaaaagagaaatagaaatgAGACGGAAGTACTGGAAGCTACTTTCAGCTGCAAACGTGATTCTGCTGGGGTAAcctaaaatctgtgaatgtaCGATCCTGTGTTCGTCGTAACTACATAGTACTGAGGTATATAATTTCGCATCCGTGCCCGTTAAATTTAAGTCacacaaaacacgaatgataAGCAAAATTTCACCACGTACAGGTTTAAAAAATCCTTGCAAAAGTTGGGAccaaaaaagtatttttctgTAGTTGCACGTTAAAACTACTGAGCACAAGGTTTACGTCTTGtttttaataaagaaaaagctcTTACCTTGCTATCGACCTGAATTCTTCTCCACTTGAGATGTCCATGTTTCACACACCCCTTTCGTTTCGACCGCGTGGTGAGCTCGTAAGTTTACTCCTTACAATTTTCTACTTTTCCCTTCACCATCTACTCCTTAATCAGCCTTAATTTGCTTGGGTTCCATACATTATCGACATCGTTTTATCTATTATTGaggataaacaaaaattgtaatgCGAAATCAAATATGTAACATTATCCATAATTACGCACATCTTAGCATATGCTGTTATCCCAGCGACAGAAACAGGAGCAAAATGGGACGTGGGCGAATTGCACTGATCAGTTTCCTCAGTTTAGCAACTCTGCAAGTTGGCACTGGGCCACTGGCAGCAAATCACAGTAAAACAATTGTTGCCCTATTATTTTTGCTCCATAATTtattaaacatattttttaatgttttattttagtaACTTTTATGTCGCAGTGTCAGCGAATACGCTACTCATACAAATCCTAAAAAAGTACAGTTTACGTTCTAATTAACCGTTCCCATTCTATCCGCCAGAtggctttttatttaaaattggcATTACCGCCAAAATGGTAAAGTATCATGAAATGTCAACTGGAAGACGAGTGTGAGTGAATGTTACATCGCTGAAGATATTCTATTATTGGTATGGGGGAATTTAAAATCCACCACGCCGTCAGCGAGTTAATTGATTCTTTGGGGTAagtattttctttcaaactcAACTTAAAGAAAATACATGCCACTAAGTAGAATCATTTATTGCATCCTTGCAGGCTTACCGATTTGGTTGCACCTGAGAAGTTTGTAAAAAACTTAGTGACATCTCCTTCCCAAGTGCAAATATCAAACACGAGAGAAATTGTCCAGTCTTTAGCTGCTGTAAGCTCAAATCCAGCTGAAATAATCAGCAAATATGAAGAACTTCGAGACAAAAAGTATAATTGGGTTTATTTGTTGTAGTAACTGAAGTGTATGGTTATAGTTGATTTCTATTTTAAGCTATGCTGAGCTGGATCCATTTGTCTTGATACTCTCCAAGATGAAAGAGTCAAAGACAATGACCCGTTCAGTTAGGGCTGGTTTGCCAAAAGAATCAGCAAAAAACTATTGTACCAGCACCGATAGCAACCAAGGATCTGGTATGACAGTTTTAATTGTTCTTTAGATGTAAATAATTAGCTGTGTTTTAATTTAGGGCCATCAACGTCTACTCCAATTGTGGTTGGTGGTGTGAAATTGAAGGAATTGAAAAGTAGATTGCAGACTGCAAGTGAAGGCTCAGTGGGTCATCAAATCATTGAACTAGCAGAAAAGAGATGCACAACCAATGAAATCATACAAAGGAATCCTAAATGGTTTCTCTCCAGACCTTTCCTGTCCTGGGACTATCCTGTTGCTGGGTTATTAGATTCCCAGTTACTTCAAATAGCTCCTCTGGGGAATGTGCCTGTAGGAGATCAAGAAAGAATTCTTCTAGAAGAGCTTTTGTACGTCCTTAGTGGGTTTGATGGCGACTACATACGCGCACTCCCCTTGTCATCAAATATCGACGAGAGAAAATTCGAAATCGATGAAAGTAATACTATTCCTTTCTCTAATTTCCGTCATGAATCacttaatattatttttaggTGTTGACGATTCCCTAAAAGAAATGGTTCGGCGATTCTTTCCAATTTTGGCTTCCTATTCTATAATTGAGCGTTTCTACGAAAGTCGTTCAGGATTCGATTACGGAATGGTCAACGATGCTCTAGCAGCGGCTATTGGCAACTTGGTTCATGACTACCGAATATTTATTTGTCAACTGGAAAGCTTGTTGCTCAAAACCGAATTAAGTTTCCAGAAAGCTTGGTATCTGCTCCAGCCTAATGTTACAACATTACATCAATTGCATCATGTCACACTCTCTTTGATGAGAGCTAAAGCTCAAGGTGGTCAAGTTTTGTCTGTGTTGCACCAACAGACAATGGAAGCTATGGGAAACGATAAGCAGCAAAAACTTTTGCTCTCTCTAACTCGTTCTGCTGCCCAGCCATACTGGGACATTTTGCAAAAGTGGATTTATCAAGGTTCAGTTGAAGATCCGTATTTAGAATTCATGGTTGAAGATCATCAAGTAGTGTCGATGGATAAGCTCTCACCAACGGCTTACAGTGACGACTATTGGGAGAAGCGATACACACTACGACGAGATCGAGTACCCTCATTTCTGCTCCCTCTTACCGACCAAATACTTCGTACAGGAAAATATCTCAACGTCATCAAGCAGTGCGGTAATAAGCGATTTCTTCTTATAATACTCTGAAAAAATTACTTTATCTCTTGACATTATGCATAGGAATGAAAGTTAAACCACCAAAAGTGGATGATTTGCGTTACACGCTTGATGGCTCAGGTTACAAAGAAGCAATTGAAAAAGCTTACAGCTATGCATCTGAAACACTCTTGCACGTGCTTATGCAGGATTATGATCTTCTTGGGCGACTCAAGTAATATGTTCTAACTGCTCTACTCTGCTGTGCAACTTAGTTTACTTAATACTTATGGCTGGCACGTTTATTAGGTCCGTGAAATATTACTTTTTCCTGAACGCGGGAGATTTTATCTTACATTTCCTCTCGCTGTGTGGAGCCGAATTGGTAAAGAACGTTGACGATGTAATGCCGAGCAGATTGGAATCTTTGCTTGAATTGGCACTTCGAACTTCCACAGCTAACGCTGACCCTTTTAAAGACGACCTCGGACTTGAATTACTCTCGTACGACCTTACTTCCCAGATGGTTCGCATTCTGTCTATTCAAACCCAAGAAGAACGAGGTAATTCCATTgataattttctatttcatgagattaattttgttttctatacGTTTGATTCCCGTCTTCATATATAGTGGATGGAAACCACTCAATGGACCATGTACGGTTGACGGGCTTGGAAGCCTTCTCCTTTATGTACCGTGTCCGATGGCCCGTTTCACTTGTATTCACAACCAAAGTCATGGCGTGCTATCAGATGATTTTCCGTCACCTTTTTCTGACCAAATATGTAGAAAATCTCCTGGGGCGgtaaaatctttttcttggaATCAAATAATTAACCATAAAAATGAACAATCACAACAAAATCAATGGGTATATTGTTAAATTCTTCTAGGGTTTGGATTTCCCACAAAATCGTGCGCAACTACGCTTTCCCAACTAGCCAGTGGTACAACAATGCCTTCGCTCTTCGACATCGCATGCtgcattttattcaaaatttgcTGTATTACATTACTGTAGAAGTTCTTGAGCcttcctggcaagtttttgttgaaaaaatcAGAAAAGTGGACAACGTAGATCAGGTATGCTTCTATTATTTTACGCTGAGAAATAATTCTAAAGTACGGCATATTTCAGGTCATCTCAACTCATATGGAACTTCTGAACATCTGCATGAAAGAGTCTATGTTAACGGATCCTGCCCTTCTGCAAACAGCGACCAAGCTGATTAAACTCTGCGAAGCATTTGCTCATTTTATTCTTGTGAGTGgctaattattttttatttatttcttattaaatgtttttgacATAAAATACGTAGTAATTTTATGCTGGTATTTCATTCATAGAAGATGCATCGCCATGCTAAAGAAGCTGAAATGGGATTGAGCAGCCTTGCAAATGTAACATCTCTGAGCGAAGTGCTTCTAACTTCTCCAGGGGACGTCTTCCTTCAAGTATGTTGATGTTTTACcaagaaaaaacttttatcTTAATAGTATTTCTATCATAGGAAAACAGTGATACGTTCGACCAAAACGTTGCGCGCATGGAGTTACAATTTACCACACTGCTCGCCGACTTATTACATAGGATTGCTGAAATGGGCCATGAAAGCTATGATTCTCATATGTTAACCTTATTGAACCGGTAAATCATCAACTACAATTGACGATCGCAGCAATCATCGTGTTTACAttataaattaattttcaatatttatgcGTTGCCAATAGGTTGGATTTTAACAACTATTATACAGAGAAAGTGATTCAGTTCACCATGAAATCGAATCAAACGGATGAGACAATTTCTGGATAGTGCATACCAGTGATTCTTTTTCCCCCGATCCATAGCTTGTATTAAAATCGAGGAGTTCCcatgaaatcaataaaattccCAGGTATTCTAGTAGAACATGAAATATCAACATTATTGCGCGAAAGCTTTTGGAACATTATTTCAAAGCTCccatttaaaatttaacatGTTTGCACGCCGGGGTCCTGGCTGTGGCTGTTGCCATATTCAGCGccagaaaatttttgaaatttggcaTTACTGTTCGGGATTTGTTTGGCAGACGAATTCGCCAATTAAGAAGAATAGTAAGAATTTTTAGATTCCTGAGTATCCCTCTATCCCCTAATACCTCGTAGAATCTGATAAAatcgcaattttttttgttggcaatTTCTCCATTTCGTGCAATATGGCTTTTTTAAGCTCTAAAGTATGTCAAATATTTTATATTGCCTACCGATGCCTTGTAATGATGTAGACTGATAATCGCATGGAACATATGTTTTTGCTACAAATTCAATAGGTTGTTCAATGCAGTAAACGATTTTATGCTTCGTCTGCAAATCTGAATGATGTAGTCATTCTTGGAGCAGCTCGAACTCCTATGGGAGGCTTCAGAGGTGGTCTGAAGAGCATACCAGCTCCCAGGTTAGGTTCAATTGCCATTCAGGCTGCTGTTGAAAGAGCTGGCATTGctaaagaagaaattcaagaaGTTTACATGGGAAATGTTTGCCAAGGTGGTGTAGGGTGATTCATTAACATtgtaattgaaatgaaaaaaaaaatgatttgtcTTATGATATTTCATTTATAGCCAAGCTCCGTGCAGGCAGGCGACGCTTTTTGCTGGTTTGTCAAAAActacaccaacaacaacaatcaatAAAGTGTGTGCTTCTGGGATGAAAGCAATTATGCTAGCCACTCAAAATCTCCAAACAGGACAGCAAAATGTTATGGTGGCTGGTGGAATGGAATCTCTTTCTAAtgtacctttttttctccctagAGGTGAAGTTCCTTATGGAGGAGTTAAACTCATAGTAAGTATTATAATACATGTCACAGAGTCCTGAGTACCCACAGAATTAAGTTACAAACCCGAGATTTTCTTGGTACTTATAGGATGGCGTCTCATTTGATGGGCTGACAGATGTTTATAATAAAATCCATATGGGCAACTGTGCTGAAAATACCGCACAAAAAATGTCCATTTCTCGCCAAGATCAGGATGCCTACGCCCTTCGGAGTTATCGTCTGAGTGCCGATGcatacaaaaataatataatgCAGAGGGAAATAGTCGAAGTTCGTATTCCGCAAAAGAAAGGTGagatatgaaaataaaatgactACATTCCTCGATTCACATTATTTAACTCAAAAGGTAAACCGGATTTGGTGGTGTCTGAGGATGAGGAGTACAAGCGCGTCGATTATGAAAGATTCTCTAAGCTACCCACTGCATTTCTCGTTAGTACACCAAATTTGCTTTCATCAGCTTACATAAATTCTACATTGGTAgggtttattttcttttctagaaaGAAAACGGCACTCTTACTGCTGGTAATTCGTCGGTATTGAGCGATGGCGCAGCAGCATGTGTACTCGCAAGCGCCAAAGCGGCAGACCGCCTGGGATCCAAGCCACTCGCCAGAATTGTTAGCTTTTCTGACGCTGCAACTGACCCTATTGATTTCCCTATTGCCCCTGGTTTCGCAGTACCAATAGCTCTGGAACGCGCTGGGGTAGGTGTTCTTTCAGATATAGCGTTTTCGGATTCAAACTTTTACCACTAACCGATGTTAATTTTGCATGGTAGCTCCGAAAAGAAGACATAGCCCAATGGGAGATAAATGAAGCTTTTAGCGTGGTGGTATTGGCCAACATAAAAATGTTGGACATCGACCCCGAAAGAGTTAACATACACGGAGGAGCAGTGAGCTTGGGCCATCCTATTGGgtgaggaacaaaaaaagttgTGTGCCTTTCTCATTGCTAATTGAATGAATCTGTCTTCACAGTATGTCCGGATGCCGGATCGTGAACCACTTAGTGTACAGTTTGAAGGCTGGGGAATATGGTGTTGCAAGCATATGCAATGGAGGTGGCGGTGCATCTACAATAGTGATCCAGAAATTGTAAGTTGCACTGTATTGACCGTAAAGATTACATTAAATAGTTGAAGATGTTATATTGTTCTTATTCGCGCTGTcgtcatcataaaaaaaaatacatttgatGGCCATACGAGTTGCAGATTTCAGGTAGTTAAATACCAGTTTATTCTTAAATTGCATTGTTCCAGGGCGGCATCTGCGCCTGGACGACTACCGGTGCTTACACTATTCACGAAAGATGAGTGCTCGCTCTGTGATGATGCTAAAATGGTTCTTATGAAATCAAGTTTGTGGAATCGATTCCTTTTTCAAGAAGT
This genomic stretch from Daphnia carinata strain CSIRO-1 chromosome 4, CSIRO_AGI_Dcar_HiC_V3, whole genome shotgun sequence harbors:
- the LOC130695293 gene encoding gamma-tubulin complex component 2-like, whose translation is MGEFKIHHAVSELIDSLGLTDLVAPEKFVKNLVTSPSQVQISNTREIVQSLAAVSSNPAEIISKYEELRDKNYAELDPFVLILSKMKESKTMTRSVRAGLPKESAKNYCTSTDSNQGSGPSTSTPIVVGGVKLKELKSRLQTASEGSVGHQIIELAEKRCTTNEIIQRNPKWFLSRPFLSWDYPVAGLLDSQLLQIAPLGNVPVGDQERILLEELLYVLSGFDGDYIRALPLSSNIDERKFEIDESVDDSLKEMVRRFFPILASYSIIERFYESRSGFDYGMVNDALAAAIGNLVHDYRIFICQLESLLLKTELSFQKAWYLLQPNVTTLHQLHHVTLSLMRAKAQGGQVLSVLHQQTMEAMGNDKQQKLLLSLTRSAAQPYWDILQKWIYQGSVEDPYLEFMVEDHQVVSMDKLSPTAYSDDYWEKRYTLRRDRVPSFLLPLTDQILRTGKYLNVIKQCGMKVKPPKVDDLRYTLDGSGYKEAIEKAYSYASETLLHVLMQDYDLLGRLKSVKYYFFLNAGDFILHFLSLCGAELVKNVDDVMPSRLESLLELALRTSTANADPFKDDLGLELLSYDLTSQMVRILSIQTQEERVDGNHSMDHVRLTGLEAFSFMYRVRWPVSLVFTTKVMACYQMIFRHLFLTKYVENLLGRVWISHKIVRNYAFPTSQWYNNAFALRHRMLHFIQNLLYYITVEVLEPSWQVFVEKIRKVDNVDQVISTHMELLNICMKESMLTDPALLQTATKLIKLCEAFAHFILKMHRHAKEAEMGLSSLANVTSLSEVLLTSPGDVFLQENSDTFDQNVARMELQFTTLLADLLHRIAEMGHESYDSHMLTLLNRLDFNNYYTEKVIQFTMKSNQTDETISG
- the LOC130695299 gene encoding acetyl-CoA acetyltransferase, mitochondrial-like isoform X2, with product MAFLSSKVVQCSKRFYASSANLNDVVILGAARTPMGGFRGGLKSIPAPRLGSIAIQAAVERAGIAKEEIQEVYMGNVCQGGVGQAPCRQATLFAGLSKTTPTTTINKVCASGMKAIMLATQNLQTGQQNVMVAGGMESLSNVPFFLPRGEVPYGGVKLIDGVSFDGLTDVYNKIHMGNCAENTAQKMSISRQDQDAYALRSYRLSADAYKNNIMQREIVEVRIPQKKGKPDLVVSEDEEYKRVDYERFSKLPTAFLKENGTLTAGNSSVLSDGAAACVLASAKAADRLGSKPLARIVSFSDAATDPIDFPIAPGFAVPIALERAGLRKEDIAQWEINEAFSVVVLANIKMLDIDPERVNIHGGAVSLGHPIGMSGCRIVNHLVYSLKAGEYGVASICNGGGGASTIVIQKL
- the LOC130695299 gene encoding acetyl-CoA acetyltransferase, mitochondrial-like isoform X1, yielding MAFLSSKVVQCSKRFYASSANLNDVVILGAARTPMGGFRGGLKSIPAPRLGSIAIQAAVERAGIAKEEIQEVYMGNVCQGGVGQAPCRQATLFAGLSKTTPTTTINKVCASGMKAIMLATQNLQTGQQNVMVAGGMESLSNVPFFLPRGEVPYGGVKLIDGVSFDGLTDVYNKIHMGNCAENTAQKMSISRQDQDAYALRSYRLSADAYKNNIMQREIVEVRIPQKKGKPDLVVSEDEEYKRVDYERFSKLPTAFLKENGTLTAGNSSVLSDGAAACVLASAKAADRLGSKPLARIVSFSDAATDPIDFPIAPGFAVPIALERAGLRKEDIAQWEINEAFSVVVLANIKMLDIDPERVNIHGGAVSLGHPIGMSGCRIVNHLVYSLKAGEYGVASICNGGGGASTIVIQKLAASAPGRLPVLTLFTKDECSLCDDAKMVLMKSSLWNRFLFQEVDIRRPENRKWFGMYRYEIPVFHLNGQFLMKHRVDLKVLEEKLNATEL